TTGGTGGTGATGTCTGCATTTAAAAATTTATTGTTCAGGTAATACCGCATATAATGATGTACCTGCGTGATAATATCCTCAAAGGTGTAATCGCCCATGCGGGGATCGATGGACGGATAAACCATGGAAATGAAGTTCCGCATGGTTTTGGACGGGAAAAACCGCCGCAGGTTCACCGGCATGGCCAGCTTCAGTGGGCGTTCACGGACCGGATGCTGCGCTTTTTGCTCTTCCATAAGGGCGTATAGAAGAACTGCATTGAGATATTCCGTCACGGATGCCTGATAGCGGGCGGCAGTTTTCTTCAGAGCTTCTACGGAAATCGTGCCGCTGATGATGTTCAGCGTGTAGAAGGGTTCCTTCGTTCCCCGGAAGCGGTAAGCCTGTTCCTGGCTCCGTTTGGAACGGAAGCGGGAGCGGGCGTAACGCATGTAGGAATCCTCCAGCTCCTCCGGGTCCGGCTCCTGGTGGATATCCAGTACGCCGTGGCCGTTTGGAATATCGTGTCCCAAAAGACGCAGATAGACAGCGGTCAGTGTGCGCAGAAAATACATGCCGCCGGTACCGTCTGTCAGAGAGTGAAAGGCCTCCAGTGAGATGGTATTTTCAAAATAATACAGCCGGATGAGATACCGATTGTTACTCTTGAAAGGCATGGGCATGCACGGATTGCAGATATCTTCCCGCACCGGCGGCAGTGGCCGGGGATTGGGCTCCAGATAGCGCCAGAACAGGCCTGTGCGGATGGCTGAGGCAAAGGTGGGAAAACGGGGGATGGTAAGCCGGAAAGCCTGTTCCAGCAGGACAGGATCCACCGGTTCCGTCAGGGTGACGCTTAAGCGGAACACGGAAGAAAAATCTTTTCGCTGCAGCGTTGGATAGACATTGGCTGACAGATCCAGCTTATACCATTTTACAGGATGTTTTTTTGTGTTTTTTTCCGGATTTGTTCATGGGTATTTGCCTCTCGTTTTTAAACAGTTTTGTCGGACTGTTTTGCTTCATTTAGTATATCCCTATCAGATAAAAGGTGCAACTAAAAATAAGAAAAGCAACTGTGCGTGAACTGTGCGGAAACACCGTTAGAGTGATCCGGAAGAAGAAGCTTGCGAAAGGGCAGGGGTTTTGGTAGAATCTGTACATAACAGGCAAAAGGAGGCGTAAAATGGAGAGAGAAAAACGCAATGCGCAGCTGATGAAACTGATCCGTGCCGTGCACAGCGTGGTGGGCAGTGAGGATATTGGGAAAAACCGGATTTCTCAGGAGCAGATGGCCCGAAAGCTGGGGCATTCCCGGGATATTACCTATACAGAATTTGAGATCAATGGTATTCCGGCCCAGTGGAGTTGTGTGAACCGCAGACATATGAAGAAATATGTGATCCTGTACTGCCATGGCGGAGGTTATTTCACCGGCAGTATGCATTACGCCAGGATGATCACCAACCGGCTGGCGGAGAGCACATCCATGGACGTCCTCTGTTTTGAGTACCGTCTGGCGCCGGAACACCCGTACCCGGCAGCAGTGGACGATGCGCTGGCTGTGTGGGACCACCTTATGTATCTGGGCTATGGCAGCCGGGATATCATTGTTGCGGGGGATTCTGCAGGCGGCAATCTGGCACTGGAGCTGGGGCTGACGCTGAAAAAGCAGGGCCGCCTTCTGCCCAGGGGATTCGTGCTGTTTTCTCCCTGGACGGATATGACCTTCACCGGCAAGAGCCATGAGGTGAAGCAGAACGTGGATCCGGTGCTGACGCCGGACTATCTGGAACGGGCCAGAAGCGCCTATGTGGGAAATTGCGGGCTGCCTTATGCGGATGACCGGCTGTCCCCGCTGTTCGGCGATTTTGCAGGCTTTCCGCCGGTATATATCCAGGCCGGGGGCAACGAAATGCTGCTCAGCGATTCCGTGAATCTGGCAAAAAAGCTTGTCAAGTCCAATGTTTCCTGCAAAATCGACGTGTACAGGGGCATGTGGCATGTGTTCCAGATGTCGCCCTTCAAGACGGCCTATGACGCCATGGACAAGATCGCGGAGTTTATTTTTGATATCTGCCGGTAAACGAACATTGACCGGCAATGAATTTTCTGCAAATTTTTTTGAAATAAAAAAAGGATTTTGCAGGTTTGTGTAGAAAATATAATGTGAGAGATATTGATAAAGCAGCCCGAAGAAAGGGTGACGGATATGACGATCAGGGAGAAACAGGAACTGTGGGAGCGGAAGTACTTAAGTCCGTATGCATCTCTGAGTGAGAGATCCAGAGGAAGGGACCGGGAGGAGGAGCCGTGCGACATTCGCCCGGTGTACCAGCGGGACCGGGACCGGATCCTGCATTCCAAGGCATTTCGCCGGATGAAGCATAAGACCCAGGTGTTTCTGACGCCCATGGGAGATCACTACCGCACGCGGCTGACCCATACGCTGGAGGTTTCCCAGAATGCCCGGACGATCGCCCGGGCGCTCCGGATGAACGAATCTCTGGTGGAAGCCATTGCGCTGGGCCATGACCTGGGGCATACGCCTTTTGGACACGCGGGAGAGCGGGTGCTCAACGAGCTGTGCGAGGGCGGCTTCGCCCACTATGAGCAGAGTGTCCGCGTGGTGGAGGTGCTGGAGAAGAAGGGCCAGGGGCTGAACCTGACCTGGGAGACGAGAGACGGCATCCGCAACCATGGAACGGCGGGCCATCCCCATACGCTGGAGGGCAAGATCGTCCGTTTTTCCGATAAGATCGCCTATATCAACCACGATATCGACGATGCGATCCGGGCCGGGATCCTGCGGGAGGAGGACATTCCTGCCGAGTACCGGGAGATTCTGGGCAATTCCACCAAGGAACGCCTGAACACGCTGATCCACGATATGATCTGGAACAGTGAGGGGAAGGATGATATCTGCATGTCCGCCCATGTGGAGGGCGCCATGCGGGATTTGCGCAGTTTTATGTTCGAGCATGTGTATACCAATCCGGTGGCGAAATCGGAGGAAGCCAAGGCGGCGAACCTTCTCACGGGTCTGTTTGAGTATTATATGAAGCATCCCGATGAGTTGCCGGCGGAATATCTCGATATGATGAAGGAAAGAGAGCAGGCGATGGACCGGACGATCTGCGATTATATCGCGGGGATGACGGATCAGTACGCCATTGCCAAATTCCAGGAATTCTATGTACCGAAGGCCTGGAGTGTATAGAGCAGGAGGGATTCCATGCGTTATTCGGAGGATCTGATCGAGGAAGTAAGATCCAGGAATGATATTGTGGATGTGGTTTCGGGTTATGTGAAGCTGACGCGCAAGGGAAGCAATTATTTCGGGCTCTGTCCGTTTCACAATGAAAAGTCCCCTTCCTTCTCGGTGTCCAGAGGCAAGCAGATGTATTACTGCTTTGGCTGCGGCGCCGGAGGAAATGTCTTTACCTTCCTGATGGAGTATGAGAATTATTCTTTTCAGGAGGCGTTGAAGGAACTGGCGGAACGGGCGGGGATCGAGCTGCCCGACCAGGAATACTCGGAGAGTGAGAAGCGGGACGCGGATCTGAAAAGTCAGATTCTGGAGGCCAACAAGCTGGCCGCCAAATATTATTATTATCAGCTGCGCACCGAGGGCGGGCACAGCGCCTGGAAATATCTGACAGACCGGAAGCTTTCGGAGGAGACGATCCGGCATTTCGGCCTGGGATATTCGACGAAATACAGGGATGACCTGTACCAGTATCTGAAAAAACAGGGATTTACGGATGAACTGCTCCGGCAGTCGGGGCTCATCACCATGGATGAGAAGAACGGCGTGTATGATAAGTTCTGGAACCGGGTCATGTTCCCCATCATGGATGCGGGCAGCCGGGTCATCGGTTTCGGCGGCCGGGTCATGGGGGATGCCAAGCCCAAGTACCTGAATTCGCCGGAGACGAAGGCCTTTGACAAGAGCCGGAACCTGTACGGCATGAATTTTGCCAGGACATCGCGGAAACCGCAGCTCATCATCTGTGAGGGCTACATGGATGTGATCGCCCTGCATCAGGCAGGGTTCAACCAGGCGGTGGCTTCTCTGGGAACGGCGCTGACGACCCAG
Above is a window of Oscillospiraceae bacterium NTUH-002-81 DNA encoding:
- a CDS encoding alpha/beta hydrolase, giving the protein MEREKRNAQLMKLIRAVHSVVGSEDIGKNRISQEQMARKLGHSRDITYTEFEINGIPAQWSCVNRRHMKKYVILYCHGGGYFTGSMHYARMITNRLAESTSMDVLCFEYRLAPEHPYPAAVDDALAVWDHLMYLGYGSRDIIVAGDSAGGNLALELGLTLKKQGRLLPRGFVLFSPWTDMTFTGKSHEVKQNVDPVLTPDYLERARSAYVGNCGLPYADDRLSPLFGDFAGFPPVYIQAGGNEMLLSDSVNLAKKLVKSNVSCKIDVYRGMWHVFQMSPFKTAYDAMDKIAEFIFDICR
- a CDS encoding alcohol acetyltransferase, yielding MFRLSVTLTEPVDPVLLEQAFRLTIPRFPTFASAIRTGLFWRYLEPNPRPLPPVREDICNPCMPMPFKSNNRYLIRLYYFENTISLEAFHSLTDGTGGMYFLRTLTAVYLRLLGHDIPNGHGVLDIHQEPDPEELEDSYMRYARSRFRSKRSQEQAYRFRGTKEPFYTLNIISGTISVEALKKTAARYQASVTEYLNAVLLYALMEEQKAQHPVRERPLKLAMPVNLRRFFPSKTMRNFISMVYPSIDPRMGDYTFEDIITQVHHYMRYYLNNKFLNADITTNAATQRHPVIRTVPLFIKDLFVRQFYIRIQDKQSSAGLTNLGVIDVPPEMAPFVDHFEAIMGQPFSARTNCAIASFQDALVINFASSIVETDIERLFFCKLVEDQVPVTIRSNRSMEV
- a CDS encoding deoxyguanosinetriphosphate triphosphohydrolase; the encoded protein is MTIREKQELWERKYLSPYASLSERSRGRDREEEPCDIRPVYQRDRDRILHSKAFRRMKHKTQVFLTPMGDHYRTRLTHTLEVSQNARTIARALRMNESLVEAIALGHDLGHTPFGHAGERVLNELCEGGFAHYEQSVRVVEVLEKKGQGLNLTWETRDGIRNHGTAGHPHTLEGKIVRFSDKIAYINHDIDDAIRAGILREEDIPAEYREILGNSTKERLNTLIHDMIWNSEGKDDICMSAHVEGAMRDLRSFMFEHVYTNPVAKSEEAKAANLLTGLFEYYMKHPDELPAEYLDMMKEREQAMDRTICDYIAGMTDQYAIAKFQEFYVPKAWSV